Proteins from a genomic interval of Elusimicrobiota bacterium:
- the btuD_3 gene encoding Vitamin B12 import ATP-binding protein BtuD, with product MTSSRPIRAVFLERDGVINYKSTLSRYVLSPEDFHWIPGSAEAIAQLGKSGYKVIVVTTQEGLASGQLTEADLQKIHDRLQMDLFRLGGRIDAFYVCSHSLESGCDCRKPKSGLFLRAKADFNLDFSSTAFIGCDERDLVAGRAVGCPTFIVTEQNPLREIVQKEIVRKGKSFSLKLADQIERASLYWRVVISPYRWKMMAMLAITLVGALFDILTVGVMVPLADVVSNPSGSSSNLLSQWVMLAMSNLGLGVNSGRVIFLLLLLACFLFFMRSGILMLQQYFLGRMGHGLYRITKSQLFENSLRTHYEIFSKKSRGVAISDITQPAESIWGAFMQLGTISTGVVNCVAMIAVMAYLSWWATLIIAAMGVLSMLIWKQYLPKLTAACGFDLYEAKRHQSHLEVDALDGIRVVKSNALESTMVAKHRVFLENEKKPMIQMIFFRNSPMVGNEALAFILIAVLGVFTFIWPAPNMTFATLVGIFFSLRKANPALSSISSASVDLNKWRRGLEILEQLKKRTILERRGGQEAPPRIEEIRFEDVSFYYDTKPDTMVLKGVNLSFKVNSITALVGPSGSGKSTIANLLIGLYEPRSGAIKINDINFQNLLLTSWRNHIGYVSQDVFLFNTTLKENIALWKPDVKEEDIINAAKLAQLHDFVLTLPEGYDTMVGDRGLRLSGGQNQRVALARAILRKPQVLIFDEATSALDNLTEKAVYKAIDILRKDAIILVIAHRLSTIKDVDNIVFIEKGVVVEQGTHDSLMSAKSSYARLYLGDDEESMVTPKESAL from the coding sequence ATGACTTCCTCTCGTCCAATCCGTGCCGTTTTTTTAGAGCGTGATGGAGTTATCAATTACAAATCCACGCTCAGTCGATATGTTTTATCCCCGGAAGATTTTCACTGGATACCGGGATCAGCTGAGGCGATCGCCCAACTTGGCAAGTCTGGATACAAAGTGATTGTCGTTACCACCCAAGAGGGGCTGGCAAGTGGTCAGCTCACTGAGGCGGATCTTCAGAAGATACATGACCGATTGCAAATGGATCTTTTCCGATTGGGAGGACGAATTGACGCTTTTTATGTTTGTTCTCATTCGCTCGAGTCGGGATGCGACTGTCGAAAGCCAAAATCGGGTCTTTTTCTTCGTGCCAAAGCTGATTTCAATCTTGATTTTTCTTCAACCGCGTTCATAGGATGCGATGAAAGAGACCTGGTGGCGGGTCGCGCAGTTGGTTGTCCCACATTTATCGTGACAGAACAAAACCCGCTTCGGGAAATCGTTCAAAAAGAGATTGTCCGAAAAGGAAAAAGTTTCTCCCTTAAATTGGCAGACCAAATAGAGCGCGCCTCCTTGTACTGGCGTGTTGTGATTTCTCCCTATCGATGGAAAATGATGGCCATGCTCGCGATAACTTTGGTGGGGGCCCTCTTCGATATTCTAACGGTGGGGGTGATGGTACCTTTGGCGGATGTGGTCTCGAACCCAAGCGGGTCCAGCTCGAACCTGCTCAGTCAATGGGTGATGTTGGCAATGTCCAATTTGGGGCTGGGTGTTAATTCTGGACGAGTTATTTTTTTGCTGCTTTTATTGGCGTGTTTCCTTTTTTTCATGAGAAGCGGCATCTTGATGCTTCAACAATATTTTCTTGGCAGGATGGGTCATGGATTATATCGGATTACAAAATCCCAACTTTTTGAGAATTCGTTGCGCACTCACTATGAAATTTTTTCGAAAAAGAGTCGCGGCGTCGCCATTTCGGATATTACGCAACCCGCAGAATCGATTTGGGGTGCTTTCATGCAATTGGGTACCATATCGACGGGAGTGGTGAACTGTGTTGCCATGATTGCTGTCATGGCCTATTTGTCTTGGTGGGCCACTTTAATAATTGCGGCCATGGGTGTGTTGAGTATGCTTATTTGGAAACAGTATTTGCCGAAATTAACTGCGGCTTGCGGGTTCGACCTTTACGAAGCAAAACGCCATCAGTCACACCTTGAAGTGGATGCGCTCGATGGAATTCGTGTGGTCAAATCCAATGCGTTGGAATCGACAATGGTGGCCAAACATCGGGTATTTCTTGAAAATGAAAAGAAGCCAATGATTCAAATGATTTTTTTCCGAAATTCACCCATGGTGGGTAACGAAGCCCTGGCTTTTATTCTGATTGCCGTCTTGGGTGTTTTTACCTTTATATGGCCGGCCCCAAACATGACCTTTGCCACCTTGGTTGGTATTTTTTTCTCCTTACGAAAGGCGAATCCTGCTTTGTCGAGTATATCCTCTGCCAGTGTCGATTTGAATAAATGGCGCCGGGGGTTGGAGATCTTGGAACAACTGAAAAAGCGGACAATCCTAGAACGAAGGGGCGGGCAGGAAGCCCCGCCTCGAATTGAAGAAATCCGGTTTGAAGATGTTTCATTTTATTATGACACCAAACCCGACACGATGGTCCTCAAGGGTGTTAATTTATCTTTTAAAGTGAATTCAATTACGGCGTTGGTGGGCCCTTCAGGATCCGGCAAAAGCACCATTGCCAATTTGCTCATAGGACTTTATGAACCCAGGTCCGGAGCCATAAAAATTAATGACATAAATTTTCAAAACCTTCTTCTTACTTCTTGGCGGAATCATATTGGGTATGTTAGCCAAGATGTATTTCTTTTTAACACCACTCTTAAGGAAAATATTGCTCTCTGGAAACCAGATGTGAAAGAAGAAGATATTATTAACGCGGCCAAATTGGCGCAATTACATGATTTCGTTCTAACTCTTCCCGAAGGTTACGATACCATGGTGGGGGACCGAGGTCTCCGGTTGTCGGGCGGGCAAAACCAACGAGTGGCTTTGGCCAGAGCAATCTTAAGAAAACCACAAGTATTAATTTTCGATGAAGCCACCAGCGCTTTGGACAACTTAACTGAAAAGGCGGTCTATAAAGCCATCGATATTCTGAGAAAAGATGCGATTATTTTGGTGATCGCACATCGCTTGAGCACCATCAAGGATGTCGACAATATTGTTTTTATTGAAAAAGGAGTGGTGGTTGAACAGGGCACTCATGATTCGCTTATGTCCGCCAAAAGCTCCTATGCCCGTCTGTATTTGGGAGATGATGAGGAATCTATGGTAACTCCCAAAGAGAGCGCGCTATGA
- the colC gene encoding GDP-L-colitose synthase: MTRKKILVTGSTGLLGTAVKNVAGTSLHSFTFIDRKDADLENASDIRQLIESVRPDVILHLAAVVGGIKYNMEKPEELLDKNRRINQNLLNSALSCHVPKVISILSTCIFPNDAPEPWSEKMIHQGEVDRRQWGYAQAKRELDLMSREITRSSGGKNTYVSLVPSTLYGENDNYDPEKSHVLPAVLQKIYDAKLKGADVTFWGSGKPRREFTYATDMAHILLWAVDHFDDPEPMIISPSSDISVRELVDDVTHLLNFKGTVYWDASQPDGRFSRKTDVSKFRRLLPDFKMTSFNVGLKAMVEDFCKRFPQVRGLQKRGEVMAK; the protein is encoded by the coding sequence ATGACGCGGAAGAAAATTCTCGTGACGGGTTCAACGGGGCTTCTGGGGACCGCTGTTAAAAATGTGGCCGGGACTTCTTTACATTCGTTTACGTTCATTGATCGCAAAGATGCGGACTTGGAAAATGCCAGCGATATCAGGCAGTTGATCGAGAGTGTCCGGCCGGATGTCATCCTCCATCTGGCTGCTGTGGTGGGGGGGATCAAATACAACATGGAGAAACCCGAAGAGCTCTTGGATAAAAATCGACGTATCAACCAAAATCTCCTCAATTCCGCCCTCTCCTGTCATGTCCCCAAGGTTATTTCCATCCTGTCCACTTGTATTTTTCCAAACGATGCGCCAGAACCCTGGAGTGAAAAAATGATTCATCAGGGAGAAGTGGACCGTCGACAATGGGGATATGCGCAAGCCAAACGCGAATTGGACTTAATGAGTCGAGAAATAACCCGATCTTCGGGGGGCAAGAACACCTACGTCTCACTGGTTCCTTCAACTTTATACGGAGAAAATGACAACTACGACCCGGAGAAGAGCCATGTCTTGCCAGCGGTACTGCAGAAAATTTATGACGCAAAATTGAAAGGAGCAGATGTGACTTTTTGGGGTTCGGGGAAGCCGCGTCGCGAATTTACCTATGCGACAGACATGGCCCACATCCTGCTTTGGGCCGTGGACCATTTCGACGATCCCGAACCCATGATTATTTCTCCATCATCAGATATATCGGTCCGAGAATTGGTCGATGACGTCACTCACCTATTGAATTTCAAAGGCACAGTGTATTGGGACGCTTCCCAACCAGATGGACGGTTCAGTCGTAAAACAGACGTCTCTAAATTCCGTCGACTGTTGCCCGACTTTAAAATGACGTCCTTCAACGTTGGACTGAAAGCGATGGTGGAGGATTTCTGTAAGAGATTTCCCCAGGTTCGAGGTCTGCAGAAGCGCGGCGAGGTGATGGCAAAATGA
- the nudF gene encoding ADP-ribose pyrophosphatase, whose translation MNVTPQKKWKLLDEELIYSDKPWIGLFKQKILIGNGRVIDNFYRVHGLDYSVIVAFTKDGQMVMESQYKHGVGEVSLMLPCGAVDTGESPLEAAKRELKEETGYTSLRWIPLGNYILDANHKYATAHFFMSLDAEKTSEMKLDDTEEVHVVLMPVDDVEHAVKENQIKVMSSVTGILLALAMRQKSRGKDL comes from the coding sequence ATGAACGTGACGCCCCAAAAAAAATGGAAATTGCTTGACGAGGAATTGATCTATTCCGATAAACCTTGGATTGGTCTTTTTAAGCAAAAAATTCTCATTGGAAACGGGCGTGTTATTGATAATTTTTATCGGGTCCACGGGCTTGATTATTCCGTCATTGTTGCTTTCACTAAAGACGGCCAGATGGTCATGGAGAGTCAATATAAACACGGTGTGGGAGAGGTGAGTTTGATGCTTCCTTGCGGGGCCGTGGATACCGGAGAATCTCCATTAGAAGCGGCAAAACGCGAACTCAAAGAGGAAACCGGGTATACCTCTTTACGATGGATACCACTTGGCAATTACATTCTGGACGCGAATCATAAATATGCCACGGCACATTTCTTTATGTCTTTGGACGCGGAAAAAACGAGCGAGATGAAATTGGATGATACTGAAGAAGTCCATGTGGTGCTTATGCCCGTGGATGATGTTGAACATGCGGTGAAAGAAAATCAAATAAAAGTGATGAGCTCCGTGACGGGAATCCTTCTCGCGTTGGCCATGCGCCAGAAGTCACGTGGCAAGGATTTATGA
- the fcl_1 gene encoding GDP-L-fucose synthase, giving the protein MIAGKNILVAGGTGLVGANLTKRLKELGANVRATYFSKNPGLFPELFVKADFTELSECVEVSKGMDTVFICAAQTFGAKIMNENPTALILPNLRINSGLLEACRLNRVEKVVFISSSTVYQEAFYPIREDELDLNKPTYELYQGVGWMKRYIEQLCRFYAKRYGMKIGIVRPTNIYGPYDKFDAQSAHVLPALINRALMKESPYVVWGDGYTVRDFIYVDDFIDDLLNVLDRYCVCDPLNVSSGGTLTIREAVGVILKVCGHKVDPQYDPSKPNAIPYRALNTTKFNSIFGTKSRTSFTDGISKTVAWFRESQAVGSKN; this is encoded by the coding sequence ATGATTGCGGGGAAGAATATTTTGGTGGCGGGAGGAACAGGACTTGTGGGCGCCAATCTCACAAAACGGCTGAAAGAGTTGGGCGCCAATGTGCGGGCAACCTATTTTTCAAAAAATCCGGGTCTTTTCCCTGAGTTGTTTGTGAAAGCTGATTTTACAGAATTGAGTGAATGCGTTGAGGTTTCCAAAGGAATGGACACTGTGTTTATCTGCGCTGCCCAAACCTTTGGAGCGAAAATCATGAATGAAAACCCAACAGCCCTTATTTTGCCGAACTTGCGGATTAATTCGGGCCTTCTCGAAGCCTGTCGATTGAACCGGGTGGAGAAAGTGGTTTTCATCAGCAGTTCCACAGTGTATCAAGAAGCGTTCTATCCCATTCGAGAAGATGAGTTGGACCTTAACAAGCCCACCTATGAGCTTTACCAAGGGGTGGGATGGATGAAGCGTTACATCGAACAACTTTGTCGGTTCTATGCAAAACGTTACGGAATGAAGATCGGCATTGTCCGCCCCACCAATATTTATGGCCCCTATGACAAGTTTGACGCTCAAAGTGCCCATGTCTTGCCGGCTTTGATCAATCGGGCTTTGATGAAAGAATCCCCTTACGTCGTATGGGGGGACGGTTATACCGTCAGAGACTTTATCTATGTCGATGATTTCATTGATGATCTTCTCAATGTCCTGGACAGATATTGTGTATGCGATCCGCTCAATGTGAGCAGCGGAGGCACCTTGACCATTCGCGAAGCCGTCGGCGTTATCCTTAAGGTTTGTGGGCACAAGGTCGATCCCCAATACGATCCGAGCAAGCCAAACGCGATTCCCTATCGCGCATTGAATACAACCAAATTTAATTCGATCTTTGGGACGAAGAGTCGAACGTCCTTTACTGACGGTATTTCGAAAACAGTGGCCTGGTTTCGAGAAAGTCAGGCTGTTGGTTCTAAAAATTAG
- the fcl_2 gene encoding GDP-L-fucose synthase, producing MRLAKTPSNPKSWLFKEVTMYFKGKNVLVTGGTGLIGRALVDLLIDQGAVVRIASLDDPSRAHPQAEFIRVNLMYLDSCLKACQGMEFVFHLAGIKGSPAMTSKKPASFFVPTISFNTNMMEAAYQSGVKGYLFTSTVGVYAPAELMKEDDVWSTFPSPHDKFAGWAKRMGELQAEAYKIQYGWNNISIVRPANVYGPYDNFDPNNAMVIPSLIKRAMDGENPLTVWGDGSAIRDFIHAKDVARGMVMAAEKGINEPINLGSGTGVSIKRIVDIIISHLDNKPTVVWDTSKPSGDKIRLMDISRAQKYGFNPSISIEQGIGEVMDWYRSNKDIVDKRYNVFTGKVLA from the coding sequence ATGCGGTTAGCAAAAACCCCATCAAACCCAAAGAGTTGGTTGTTTAAGGAAGTGACCATGTATTTTAAAGGGAAAAATGTTCTTGTGACCGGGGGCACTGGTTTAATTGGCCGGGCTCTCGTGGATCTCTTGATTGATCAAGGGGCCGTTGTCCGTATTGCCTCTTTGGATGATCCTTCGCGCGCTCATCCGCAAGCGGAATTTATTCGCGTGAATCTCATGTATTTGGACAGCTGCCTCAAAGCATGCCAGGGCATGGAGTTTGTGTTTCATCTGGCGGGCATAAAAGGTTCACCAGCCATGACATCCAAAAAACCCGCCAGTTTTTTTGTGCCGACCATCAGTTTTAACACAAACATGATGGAGGCTGCCTATCAAAGCGGCGTCAAAGGATATTTGTTTACCAGTACAGTCGGTGTTTACGCGCCCGCGGAGTTAATGAAAGAGGACGATGTCTGGAGCACTTTCCCCTCTCCTCATGACAAGTTCGCGGGTTGGGCCAAACGCATGGGGGAGCTCCAGGCGGAGGCCTATAAAATTCAATACGGATGGAACAATATTTCAATCGTTCGACCCGCAAACGTGTATGGACCCTACGACAATTTTGACCCGAACAACGCGATGGTTATACCTTCATTAATTAAGAGAGCCATGGATGGTGAAAATCCTTTAACGGTGTGGGGGGATGGGTCAGCCATTCGTGATTTCATTCATGCCAAGGACGTGGCGCGTGGAATGGTGATGGCTGCTGAAAAAGGGATCAATGAACCCATCAATCTCGGGAGTGGAACAGGGGTCAGTATCAAACGAATTGTGGACATCATCATCTCTCATCTCGACAACAAACCCACAGTGGTGTGGGATACAAGCAAACCATCGGGAGACAAAATTCGTCTCATGGATATAAGCCGCGCCCAAAAATATGGTTTCAATCCTTCCATTTCAATTGAACAAGGAATCGGGGAAGTGATGGATTGGTACCGGTCCAATAAAGACATCGTTGATAAGCGATACAACGTTTTTACAGGGAAGGTGCTGGCATGA
- the hddA_2 gene encoding D-glycero-alpha-D-manno-heptose 7-phosphate kinase: MIISRTPFRVSFFGGGTDYPIWFREHEGAVLATTINKHCYISCRHLPPFFGYKSRIIYSKMECVDGIDDIQHPAVREAFRFMNIKEGIELHHDADLPARAGLGTSSTFTVGLLNVLYAYRGNMPSKMQLALDAIKVEQELIPENVGCQDQTLAAFGGFNRIDFRAGENPIRVTPIILPNHRYNELQDHLMLLFTGFSRNATDIAAEQIKMTPHKKAELSTMYQMVSEATNILNGNGSLREFGKLLHESWLLKRGLTNKISNPRIDEIYEIARSAGALGGKVVGAGGGGFMLLMAPPENQPAIIAKLNDVLHVPFRFSSTGSEIIFYDRDAVSKNPIKPKELVV; this comes from the coding sequence ATGATTATCAGCCGAACACCATTTCGCGTTTCCTTTTTTGGAGGGGGGACCGATTACCCCATTTGGTTTCGTGAACATGAAGGGGCCGTTCTCGCCACGACGATAAATAAACATTGCTATATCAGTTGTCGTCATTTACCGCCTTTTTTCGGATACAAGTCCCGGATCATTTATTCAAAGATGGAGTGTGTGGACGGAATTGATGATATTCAACACCCTGCGGTGAGAGAGGCCTTCCGGTTCATGAACATAAAAGAGGGGATTGAGCTTCATCATGATGCCGATTTGCCGGCTCGCGCCGGTTTGGGAACCAGTTCGACATTTACGGTGGGTCTATTGAATGTCCTCTATGCTTATCGAGGCAATATGCCGAGTAAAATGCAGCTCGCCTTGGATGCGATCAAAGTGGAGCAGGAATTGATTCCGGAAAATGTTGGATGTCAGGATCAGACGCTCGCCGCATTCGGAGGTTTTAACCGCATTGATTTCAGGGCTGGAGAAAACCCGATCCGGGTGACACCCATCATATTGCCCAACCATCGATACAACGAACTCCAAGACCACTTGATGCTTCTTTTCACCGGTTTTTCAAGGAATGCGACAGACATTGCCGCTGAACAGATCAAAATGACGCCGCATAAGAAAGCAGAATTATCCACGATGTATCAAATGGTGAGTGAAGCAACCAATATTCTAAATGGAAACGGAAGCCTTCGCGAATTCGGAAAACTTTTACACGAAAGCTGGCTCCTCAAGCGGGGGCTGACCAACAAAATATCTAACCCCCGTATCGATGAAATTTATGAAATCGCCCGTTCCGCTGGCGCGTTGGGTGGAAAAGTCGTGGGGGCCGGAGGGGGGGGGTTCATGCTGCTGATGGCTCCTCCTGAAAATCAACCCGCGATTATCGCGAAACTGAATGACGTTCTGCATGTTCCTTTTCGCTTCAGTTCAACCGGCAGTGAAATTATTTTTTACGACCGGGATGCGGTTAGCAAAAACCCCATCAAACCCAAAGAGTTGGTTGTTTAA
- the rmd gene encoding GDP-6-deoxy-D-mannose reductase — protein MRVLITGITGFVGSHLAEYILAEHPDVKVYGIKRWRSPKDNIRGILKQVQLVDCDLRDLGSLITVFSSIKPDIIFHLAAQSFVPTSYIAPADTMETNIVGTTHLLEAVRATKIDPVIHICSSSEVYGQVRPEEVPITEECPLRPVSPYAVSKVGEDMLGFMYHAAYGLKTIRTRMFTHSGARRGEVFVDSFFAKQIALIEAGLQDPVVHVGNLESVRTFCDVKDTIRAYWLLVSKCPPGEVYNIGGAVTMKVGEALDLLLGMTTFKGKIEVKVDPALFRPADVTLQIPSTEKFRKQTGWKPVVDYKQTLVDMLNYWRGEIERDDPSRLKTAVLSR, from the coding sequence ATGCGTGTACTCATAACCGGTATTACAGGATTCGTTGGCAGTCATCTCGCTGAATATATTCTCGCTGAACATCCTGACGTCAAAGTTTATGGCATCAAACGATGGAGGAGTCCCAAGGACAATATCAGAGGGATTCTTAAACAGGTTCAACTTGTGGATTGTGATCTTCGCGATCTGGGTTCTCTCATTACGGTGTTCAGCTCGATTAAACCTGACATCATTTTTCATTTGGCCGCCCAATCCTTTGTTCCCACCAGTTATATCGCTCCGGCGGATACGATGGAAACGAATATAGTTGGAACGACTCATTTGCTTGAAGCGGTTCGCGCCACCAAAATCGATCCGGTCATTCACATTTGTTCCTCTTCAGAAGTTTATGGCCAGGTTCGGCCAGAAGAAGTGCCCATCACTGAAGAATGTCCTTTGAGGCCCGTGAGCCCTTATGCTGTCAGCAAAGTGGGAGAGGACATGCTGGGTTTTATGTACCACGCAGCCTATGGATTAAAAACCATTCGGACTCGAATGTTTACCCACAGCGGCGCACGTCGGGGCGAAGTTTTTGTTGATTCCTTTTTTGCCAAGCAAATTGCCTTGATTGAGGCGGGTCTTCAAGATCCTGTCGTCCATGTGGGCAACCTTGAATCGGTCAGGACTTTTTGTGATGTCAAAGACACCATTCGGGCCTATTGGCTCCTTGTTTCCAAGTGTCCGCCGGGCGAGGTCTATAACATCGGTGGCGCCGTTACGATGAAAGTAGGTGAGGCGCTTGATCTTTTATTGGGAATGACGACCTTCAAGGGGAAAATTGAAGTTAAAGTGGATCCCGCTCTTTTCCGTCCAGCCGATGTCACGTTGCAGATTCCATCTACGGAAAAGTTCCGCAAACAAACCGGTTGGAAACCTGTGGTTGACTACAAACAAACACTGGTCGATATGCTGAATTACTGGCGTGGCGAAATCGAACGGGACGACCCTTCCCGTTTGAAGACGGCCGTGCTCAGTCGTTAA